The following DNA comes from Deltaproteobacteria bacterium.
AAGGGAAGGGCTGCGAGCCCAAGTTGAACAATTGAACGGTCGAAGCGCAGACTGGCAATAAAAAGATTCATGCCGATTGGCGGAGTTGAGTAGCCGATTTGCAGGTTGGTAAGAAAAATCACCCCCAGGTGCAGCAGATTGATG
Coding sequences within:
- a CDS encoding TRAP transporter large permease subunit, with amino-acid sequence INLLHLGVIFLTNLQIGYSTPPIGMNLFIASLRFDRSIVQLGLAALPFLAILLVALVFITFWPQLSLMLVG